The following proteins come from a genomic window of Ornithinimicrobium cryptoxanthini:
- the dtd gene encoding D-aminoacyl-tRNA deacylase, with the protein MRAVLQRVARASVSVDGRVIGAIERPGLLALVAATHDDGPEDVERMARKIAELRILPDESSVVDSQAAVLVVSQFTLYGDTRKGRRPGWSQAAPGPVAEPLVEAVVQALRTRGLEVATGQFGAYMQVELVNDGPFTVLVDT; encoded by the coding sequence GTGCGTGCCGTCCTGCAGCGCGTCGCCCGGGCCAGCGTCTCGGTGGACGGACGCGTCATCGGTGCCATCGAGCGACCTGGCCTCCTGGCGTTAGTGGCCGCCACCCACGACGACGGTCCCGAGGACGTCGAGCGGATGGCCCGCAAGATCGCCGAGCTGCGGATCCTCCCGGACGAGTCGTCGGTGGTCGACAGCCAGGCCGCCGTCCTGGTTGTCAGCCAGTTCACGCTCTACGGCGACACGCGCAAGGGCCGACGCCCGGGCTGGTCGCAGGCGGCCCCCGGCCCGGTGGCCGAGCCGCTCGTCGAGGCGGTCGTCCAGGCCCTGCGCACACGGGGGCTCGAGGTCGCCACGGGGCAGTTCGGTGCCTACATGCAGGTCGAGCTGGTCAACGACGGCCCGTTCACCGTCCTGGTCGACACCTAA
- a CDS encoding DUF2516 family protein, producing the protein MPTFLDVQQWVGLALGALALGIQVWALVDALLTRADAFVAASKRTKGFWVAVTGVASAIGFFHLQQPFGLFNLIAIVAAGVYLTDVRPAVAQLRRGGGRSSSSRGPYGPW; encoded by the coding sequence ATGCCGACCTTCCTCGACGTCCAGCAGTGGGTCGGCCTGGCGCTCGGCGCCCTCGCCCTCGGCATCCAGGTCTGGGCGCTGGTCGATGCGCTGCTGACCCGGGCCGATGCCTTCGTCGCTGCCAGCAAGCGGACCAAAGGCTTCTGGGTGGCGGTCACCGGTGTCGCCAGCGCCATCGGCTTCTTCCACCTCCAGCAGCCGTTCGGGCTGTTCAACCTGATCGCGATCGTCGCGGCGGGGGTCTATCTGACCGACGTGCGCCCCGCCGTCGCGCAGCTGCGTCGCGGTGGGGGACGCAGCAGCTCCTCACGCGGGCCCTACGGTCCTTGGTGA
- a CDS encoding phosphomannose isomerase type II C-terminal cupin domain, with amino-acid sequence MSEQHTTHHVDTPEQLAKAASAQVTEPSPQAYRDRTQDVFVIERPWGEFQQFATNETVTVKTVTIRPGQRLSLQHHAERNEMWQVLDHPIDVTLGERTWAAQPGELIWVPVGTLHRMGNSGDQPARILELAFGDFDEGDITRVEDDYRRD; translated from the coding sequence ATGAGCGAGCAGCACACGACCCACCACGTCGACACCCCTGAGCAGCTGGCCAAGGCAGCCAGCGCACAGGTGACCGAGCCCTCACCGCAGGCCTATCGCGACCGCACCCAGGACGTCTTCGTCATCGAGCGGCCCTGGGGCGAGTTCCAGCAGTTCGCCACCAACGAGACCGTGACCGTCAAGACGGTGACCATCAGGCCGGGACAGCGCCTGTCGCTGCAGCATCACGCCGAGCGCAACGAGATGTGGCAGGTCCTGGACCACCCGATCGACGTCACCCTGGGGGAGCGGACCTGGGCGGCGCAACCGGGCGAGCTGATCTGGGTGCCGGTCGGCACGCTGCACCGGATGGGCAACTCCGGCGACCAGCCCGCGCGCATCCTCGAGCTCGCCTTCGGCGACTTTGACGAGGGCGACATCACCAGGGTCGAGGACGACTACCGGCGCGACTAG
- a CDS encoding class I SAM-dependent methyltransferase: MRGAPRPSRPVGTLTRGTTNPNRLRRADRWLVHTYGPLLRAAPPSPVVVDLGYGAHPVTTVELAARVAVVRRDVQVLGLEIDQERVRAAAPHADPPGLSFALGGFEVPLPGGRSPLLVRAFNVLRQYDEEQVLPAWSRMVDRLAPHGALMEGTCNELGRLGAWVDVRRGPDGGPQPRSLTLSWRLRDVAEPSVVAERLPKVLIHRNVPGERVHTLMTDLDGAWARAAGHAAYGARQRFLAAVADLRTLGWPVLGTRHRWRLGELEIAWDAVAPRD, from the coding sequence GTGAGAGGTGCACCCAGGCCGAGCCGCCCCGTCGGGACCCTGACGCGCGGCACGACCAACCCCAACCGGTTGCGGCGCGCTGACCGCTGGCTGGTGCACACCTATGGTCCGCTGCTGCGGGCGGCCCCGCCCTCGCCCGTCGTGGTCGACCTCGGTTATGGCGCGCACCCCGTGACAACCGTGGAGCTGGCGGCCCGGGTGGCAGTCGTGCGTCGGGACGTGCAGGTCCTGGGGTTGGAGATCGACCAGGAACGGGTCCGGGCGGCTGCTCCGCACGCGGACCCGCCCGGGCTCAGCTTTGCCCTCGGCGGCTTCGAGGTGCCGCTGCCCGGTGGGCGGTCACCGCTGCTCGTCCGGGCGTTCAACGTCCTGCGGCAGTATGACGAGGAGCAGGTCCTGCCGGCCTGGTCCAGGATGGTCGACCGGCTGGCACCACACGGGGCACTCATGGAGGGCACGTGCAACGAGCTGGGCCGTCTCGGCGCGTGGGTCGATGTGCGTCGCGGACCGGACGGCGGCCCGCAGCCACGGTCCCTGACGCTGTCCTGGCGGCTGCGAGACGTGGCCGAGCCGTCGGTGGTGGCTGAGCGCCTGCCCAAGGTGCTGATCCACCGCAACGTCCCCGGCGAGCGGGTCCACACCCTCATGACCGACCTGGACGGTGCGTGGGCCAGGGCGGCCGGCCACGCGGCATACGGTGCCCGGCAGCGCTTCCTGGCTGCGGTCGCAGACCTGCGAACCCTCGGCTGGCCGGTGCTCGGCACGCGGCACCGCTGGCGGCTGGGAGAGCTCGAGATCGCCTGGGACGCGGTCGCCCCCAGGGACTAG
- the mshA gene encoding D-inositol-3-phosphate glycosyltransferase, with protein MLSVHTSPLDPPGTGDAGGLNVYVVETARRLAARGTEVEIFTRATDGSLPETVRLGPGILVHHVMAGPYEGLAKDDLPGQLCAFAAGVMRTAAGRPERWYDVVHSHYWLSGQVGWLAADRWNVPLVHTMHTMARVKNALLADGDRAEPPGREIGEAQVVEAASVLVANTAQEAGDLVSLYDADPAKVQVVPPGVDLDLFRPGDQASSRRAVGLPEGALVVVFVGRIQPLKAPDVLIRAASEMIRRDPTLRERLVIGVLGGPSGSGLERPRALQELTAELGLTDVVRFVPPVARTELADWYRAADVVAVPSYNESFGLVAVEALASGTPVVAAAVGGLPVAVGDGGVLVDGHDPERWADEIGALLADDDRRHALGRAAVQHASGFGWDRTVDLLEQVYRQARADQVRAGLDGLQVVPGGSPVLVSP; from the coding sequence ATGCTGAGCGTGCACACCTCGCCGCTCGACCCCCCGGGCACGGGTGATGCCGGCGGCCTGAACGTCTATGTCGTCGAGACCGCGCGCCGGCTGGCGGCGCGCGGCACCGAGGTCGAGATCTTCACGCGGGCGACCGACGGCTCACTGCCCGAGACGGTGCGGCTGGGTCCCGGGATCCTGGTGCACCACGTGATGGCCGGGCCCTACGAGGGGCTCGCCAAGGACGACCTGCCCGGGCAGCTCTGCGCCTTCGCCGCAGGGGTCATGCGGACCGCGGCGGGCCGACCCGAGCGCTGGTATGACGTGGTCCACTCGCACTACTGGCTCTCCGGCCAGGTGGGTTGGCTGGCGGCCGACCGGTGGAACGTGCCGCTGGTGCACACGATGCACACGATGGCCCGGGTCAAGAACGCCCTGCTCGCCGACGGCGACCGGGCCGAGCCCCCCGGGCGGGAGATCGGTGAGGCACAGGTCGTCGAGGCGGCCAGTGTGCTGGTGGCCAACACCGCCCAGGAGGCGGGCGATCTGGTGAGTCTGTATGACGCGGACCCGGCCAAGGTGCAGGTCGTCCCGCCCGGGGTCGACCTGGACCTCTTCCGTCCCGGTGACCAGGCCAGCTCGCGCCGGGCCGTGGGGCTGCCCGAGGGCGCGCTGGTCGTGGTCTTCGTGGGTCGCATCCAGCCGCTGAAGGCGCCCGACGTCCTGATCCGGGCGGCGTCCGAGATGATCCGGCGCGACCCGACGCTGCGGGAGCGGTTGGTGATCGGGGTGCTCGGCGGACCCTCCGGCTCCGGGCTGGAACGGCCCAGGGCGTTGCAGGAGCTGACCGCCGAGCTCGGGCTGACCGACGTGGTGCGCTTCGTGCCGCCGGTGGCCCGCACCGAGCTCGCCGACTGGTATCGCGCTGCCGATGTCGTGGCCGTGCCGAGCTACAACGAGTCGTTCGGGCTCGTCGCGGTGGAGGCGCTGGCCAGCGGCACCCCGGTGGTGGCTGCCGCGGTCGGTGGCCTGCCGGTGGCGGTCGGCGACGGCGGGGTCCTGGTCGACGGCCACGACCCGGAGCGCTGGGCCGACGAGATTGGCGCACTGCTCGCCGATGACGACCGGCGCCACGCCCTGGGCCGGGCGGCCGTGCAGCACGCGTCCGGATTCGGCTGGGACCGCACGGTCGACCTGCTCGAGCAGGTCTATCGCCAGGCTCGCGCCGACCAGGTGCGCGCCGGGCTGGACGGCCTGCAGGTGGTGCCGGGAGGCTCGCCCGTGCTGGTGTCGCCATGA
- a CDS encoding methyltransferase domain-containing protein, whose amino-acid sequence MTADETGLARLRSALDELGVEHAEGTREGELVVTLPGERKLRTVCSLVVGAEAVSVQAFVIRNPDENHERFYRFLLRRNLRMPGMAYAIDGTGDVYLGGRLPVGAISVESVDQLLGTVLTACDEPFNDLLVLGFLTSMKAEWRWRISRGESTRNLEAFRHLLEGSEEVPETSDHPPATDHDHAHGGSHDAASYFDEQAATWDDDPTKVERAGVVADLICEVVEPGPSSRVLDYGAGTGLLAQALAPHVGPLTVADPSAGMREVLTQKVGSGALPRGSRVWELDLAVEEPPEESFDLIVSLLVLHHVPDVAAALRGFAAMLAPGGRVAVCDLETEDGSFHDSSRLDVHHGFDADALSRLLTDAGFGDVEVRPAHTLTKEGRDYPLFLATATRLGR is encoded by the coding sequence ATGACCGCCGACGAGACGGGGTTGGCCCGGCTTCGGTCGGCGCTGGACGAGCTGGGCGTGGAGCATGCCGAGGGCACCCGGGAGGGCGAGCTCGTCGTGACCCTGCCGGGGGAGCGCAAGCTGCGAACCGTCTGCTCGCTCGTGGTGGGTGCCGAGGCCGTGTCGGTGCAGGCGTTCGTCATCCGCAACCCGGACGAGAACCACGAGCGGTTTTATCGCTTCCTGCTGCGGCGCAACCTGCGGATGCCCGGGATGGCCTATGCGATCGACGGCACGGGGGACGTCTATCTCGGCGGCCGGTTGCCGGTCGGGGCCATCAGCGTCGAGAGCGTCGACCAGTTGCTGGGCACGGTGCTCACCGCCTGCGACGAACCGTTCAACGACCTGCTCGTGCTCGGCTTCCTGACCTCCATGAAGGCTGAGTGGCGCTGGCGGATCTCGCGCGGCGAGTCGACCCGGAACCTCGAGGCGTTCCGCCACCTGCTGGAGGGATCGGAGGAGGTGCCTGAGACGTCAGACCACCCGCCCGCGACTGACCACGACCATGCCCATGGCGGGTCCCACGATGCGGCGAGCTACTTCGACGAGCAGGCGGCGACCTGGGACGACGACCCGACCAAGGTGGAGCGTGCCGGGGTGGTCGCCGACCTGATCTGTGAGGTCGTCGAGCCCGGCCCGAGCTCGCGAGTGCTGGACTACGGGGCGGGCACCGGGCTGCTGGCGCAGGCCCTGGCCCCGCACGTCGGCCCGCTCACGGTCGCTGACCCGTCGGCCGGGATGCGGGAGGTCCTGACGCAGAAGGTCGGTTCGGGGGCCCTGCCTCGGGGCAGCCGCGTCTGGGAGCTCGACCTCGCCGTCGAGGAACCGCCTGAGGAGAGCTTCGACCTGATCGTGAGCCTCCTCGTGCTGCACCACGTCCCGGACGTCGCGGCAGCCCTGCGCGGGTTCGCCGCCATGCTGGCGCCGGGCGGGCGGGTCGCGGTGTGCGACCTGGAGACCGAGGACGGGTCGTTCCATGACTCATCACGGCTCGACGTGCACCACGGTTTCGACGCCGATGCCCTGTCGAGGCTGCTGACCGACGCCGGGTTCGGCGACGTGGAGGTCAGGCCGGCGCACACGCTGACCAAGGAGGGGCGCGACTACCCGCTGTTCCTGGCGACCGCCACGAGGCTGGGCCGGTAG
- the gpmI gene encoding 2,3-bisphosphoglycerate-independent phosphoglycerate mutase yields MNTRPLVLVVMDGVGVGPGDRYDAVATADTPTFDRLRGAGVYQEIFASGTHVGLSSDSDMGNSEVGHNTMGAGRIIAQGAKRVDDAVLGGEIWEGAWRDVVTRATTGDGTLHLIGLLSDGNVHSSWEHLLLLLDHVKADGVQRVRLHTLFDGRDVEDRTADQYAERLEDALATRTEGTGLDWAIASGGGRMVTTMDRYEANWSVVEAGWRAHVQGTARPFTSVGEAIRVLREETPGISDQLLEAFTIVDQEGAPVGRVHDGDAVVIFNFRGDRAIELTRAFVEGSGFTGFDRGTVPDVFFAGMTLYDGDTNMPPVRLVQPPTITDTVSELIARAGLRQLAASETQKFGHMTYFWNGNRSDPFNAQTETYIDIPSDQIEFDKAPQMKAAETADYIVRALQEGGYDFLRSNLAGGDMVGHTGNFDSTVLAVEAVDAAVGAIAAAVEAAGGCLVVTADHGNAEDMVERDKQGQPRASEGGQPLWKTAHSTNPVPLYIVDYSDQEWAAVDGVDAAGLSNLAATLLTLLDLPVPENYRPSLVAVARNSG; encoded by the coding sequence GTGAACACCCGTCCGCTCGTCCTAGTGGTGATGGACGGGGTCGGTGTCGGTCCCGGCGACCGCTACGACGCCGTCGCCACCGCCGACACCCCCACCTTCGACCGGCTTCGCGGTGCAGGCGTCTATCAGGAGATCTTTGCGTCCGGCACCCATGTCGGTCTCTCCAGCGACAGCGACATGGGCAACTCCGAGGTCGGGCACAACACGATGGGGGCCGGGCGGATCATCGCGCAGGGCGCCAAGCGGGTGGACGACGCGGTCCTGGGCGGCGAGATCTGGGAGGGCGCCTGGCGTGACGTCGTCACCCGGGCCACGACCGGGGACGGGACGCTGCACCTGATCGGGCTGCTCAGCGACGGCAACGTGCACTCCTCGTGGGAGCACCTGCTGCTGTTGCTGGACCATGTCAAGGCTGACGGTGTGCAGCGGGTCCGGCTGCACACCCTCTTTGACGGCCGCGACGTCGAGGACCGGACGGCCGACCAGTATGCCGAGCGCCTCGAGGATGCGTTGGCCACCCGCACCGAGGGCACCGGTCTGGACTGGGCGATCGCTTCCGGCGGTGGCCGCATGGTCACCACGATGGACCGCTACGAGGCCAACTGGAGTGTCGTGGAGGCAGGTTGGCGTGCTCATGTGCAGGGCACGGCCCGACCGTTCACCTCGGTCGGCGAGGCGATCCGCGTGCTCCGCGAGGAGACCCCTGGCATCAGTGACCAGCTGCTCGAGGCGTTCACCATCGTCGACCAGGAGGGTGCACCGGTCGGGCGGGTGCACGACGGTGACGCGGTGGTGATCTTCAACTTCCGCGGCGACCGGGCGATCGAGCTGACCCGCGCGTTCGTGGAGGGTTCCGGCTTCACTGGCTTCGACCGGGGCACGGTGCCGGACGTGTTCTTCGCCGGCATGACGCTCTATGACGGTGACACGAACATGCCACCGGTGCGGCTCGTGCAGCCGCCCACGATCACCGACACGGTCAGTGAGCTCATCGCCCGGGCCGGGCTGCGCCAGCTGGCCGCGTCAGAGACGCAGAAGTTCGGCCACATGACCTACTTCTGGAACGGCAACCGGTCCGACCCGTTCAACGCGCAGACCGAGACCTACATCGACATACCCTCCGACCAGATCGAGTTCGACAAAGCGCCGCAGATGAAGGCCGCAGAGACAGCCGACTACATCGTCAGGGCGCTGCAGGAGGGCGGCTACGACTTCCTGCGCTCCAACCTGGCCGGCGGGGACATGGTCGGGCACACCGGCAACTTCGACTCCACGGTTCTGGCCGTCGAGGCGGTCGACGCCGCCGTCGGAGCGATCGCGGCGGCGGTGGAGGCCGCCGGAGGCTGTCTGGTCGTGACCGCCGACCACGGCAACGCCGAGGACATGGTCGAGCGGGACAAGCAGGGGCAGCCCCGGGCCTCCGAGGGTGGGCAGCCGTTGTGGAAGACGGCTCACTCGACCAACCCGGTGCCGCTCTACATCGTCGACTACTCGGACCAGGAGTGGGCGGCAGTGGACGGCGTCGACGCAGCGGGCCTGAGCAACCTGGCAGCGACCCTGCTGACGCTGCTTGATCTGCCGGTGCCGGAGAACTACCGGCCCAGCCTCGTGGCGGTCGCCAGGAACAGCGGGTAG
- a CDS encoding response regulator transcription factor: MTRILVVEDEASFSDPLSYMLEKEGYDVAVAETGPEALTEFDRNGADLVLLDLMLPGLSGVDVCRSLRAKSSVPVIMLTAKDSEVDKVVGLEIGADDYVTKPYSGRELLARIKAVLRRQSEPEELVPATVESGPVRLDVERHTVTVRGEPVTMPLKEFELLEMLLRNAGRVLTRGQLIDRIWGSDYIGDTKTLDVHVKRLRAKIEPDPGSPRHIVTVRGLGYKFETP; this comes from the coding sequence ATGACCCGGATCCTGGTGGTGGAGGACGAGGCATCGTTCTCCGACCCGCTCTCCTACATGTTGGAGAAGGAGGGGTATGACGTGGCCGTGGCCGAGACCGGCCCTGAGGCACTGACCGAGTTCGACCGCAACGGCGCCGACCTCGTGCTGCTGGACCTGATGCTCCCTGGTCTCTCGGGCGTGGATGTCTGCCGGTCGCTGCGGGCCAAGTCCTCCGTCCCGGTGATCATGCTGACCGCCAAGGACAGCGAGGTGGACAAGGTCGTAGGACTGGAGATCGGCGCCGACGACTACGTCACCAAGCCCTACTCCGGCCGGGAGCTGCTGGCACGGATCAAGGCCGTCCTGCGTCGCCAGTCCGAGCCGGAGGAACTGGTGCCCGCCACCGTCGAGTCCGGCCCGGTGCGGCTGGACGTCGAACGCCACACCGTGACCGTGCGTGGCGAGCCGGTCACCATGCCCCTCAAGGAGTTTGAGCTGTTGGAGATGCTGCTGCGCAACGCCGGGCGGGTGCTCACCAGGGGTCAGCTCATCGACCGCATCTGGGGCAGCGACTACATCGGTGACACCAAGACGCTGGACGTGCACGTCAAGCGGCTTCGCGCCAAGATCGAGCCCGATCCCGGGAGCCCGCGCCACATCGTGACGGTGCGCGGCCTCGGCTACAAGTTCGAGACGCCGTGA
- a CDS encoding sensor histidine kinase has protein sequence MDTLTAGTLGVLVGLALAVIALVLVRLSERGERPTDPETPPASQVPDGVVDVLAVLRDGAIVIDVSGRVVKTSATAVAYGLVRGNTLSHQELRSLALEVHQHGTIREVELELARGPLGQSRMLVGVRIAPIGRDLVLALVDDRTKARRVEEVRRDFVVNVSHELKTPVGGLALLAEAVEHAADDPVAVQRFAKRMKTESTRLTRLVTEIVDLSRLQTADLSDPLMPVNVATCAEEAVEHTLVVAGEHRITVSATAPAERVMVAGDPELIATAIRNLVTNAINYSGRGSHIAVVTRRRDDLVEVSVTDQGQGISPEDQERIFERFYRVDAARSRATGGTGLGLSIVKHICENLGGDVIVWSEVGQGATFTIRLPAIDLPRTEQSTDAAALSAAGPDPEVASGTAPVIPAQTAPDRRGTPQEE, from the coding sequence GTGGACACGTTGACCGCCGGGACACTGGGGGTGCTGGTCGGGCTCGCCCTGGCCGTCATCGCCCTGGTGCTGGTGCGGCTCAGCGAGCGTGGCGAGCGCCCCACCGACCCCGAGACCCCGCCCGCGTCGCAGGTGCCGGACGGTGTCGTCGACGTCCTCGCCGTCCTGCGGGATGGGGCGATCGTCATCGACGTCAGCGGAAGGGTCGTCAAGACCAGTGCCACAGCAGTGGCCTACGGTCTCGTGCGCGGCAACACCCTGTCCCACCAGGAGCTGCGCTCGCTGGCGCTGGAGGTGCACCAGCACGGGACCATCCGGGAGGTCGAGCTCGAGCTGGCGCGCGGGCCGCTGGGCCAGAGCCGGATGCTGGTCGGCGTGCGCATCGCCCCGATCGGACGTGACCTGGTCCTGGCGCTGGTGGACGACCGCACCAAGGCCAGGCGCGTCGAGGAGGTGCGCCGCGACTTCGTGGTCAACGTGAGCCATGAGCTGAAGACCCCGGTGGGTGGCCTCGCCCTGCTCGCAGAGGCTGTCGAGCACGCCGCCGACGACCCGGTCGCCGTCCAGCGCTTTGCGAAGCGGATGAAGACCGAGTCGACGCGGCTGACCCGCCTGGTCACCGAGATCGTCGACCTGTCCAGGCTGCAGACGGCCGACCTGTCCGACCCGCTGATGCCGGTGAATGTCGCCACGTGCGCGGAGGAGGCTGTCGAGCACACCCTGGTGGTGGCCGGCGAGCACCGCATCACCGTCTCGGCGACCGCGCCGGCCGAGCGGGTCATGGTCGCCGGCGATCCCGAGCTCATCGCGACGGCGATCCGCAACCTGGTCACCAACGCCATCAACTACTCCGGTCGCGGCAGTCACATCGCTGTGGTGACCCGTCGCCGCGACGACCTCGTGGAGGTCTCGGTCACCGACCAGGGCCAGGGCATCTCCCCCGAGGACCAGGAACGCATCTTTGAGCGGTTCTACCGTGTCGACGCAGCACGCTCCCGGGCCACCGGAGGCACGGGTCTCGGCCTGTCCATCGTCAAGCACATCTGCGAGAACCTGGGTGGAGACGTGATCGTGTGGAGCGAGGTCGGCCAGGGGGCGACCTTCACCATCAGGCTCCCGGCGATCGACCTGCCCCGCACCGAGCAGTCCACCGATGCGGCTGCCCTGTCGGCCGCCGGACCTGACCCAGAGGTAGCCTCAGGCACAGCGCCTGTCATCCCTGCCCAGACAGCACCTGATCGTCGCGGCACGCCGCAGGAGGAGTGA
- the phoU gene encoding phosphate signaling complex protein PhoU, with amino-acid sequence MRRAFTEELQFISDQLVEMTRLTSTALDRATTALLTADLELAEAVISADDTIDLVRRDLDSRAVDVLARQQPVATDLRQLVMAMRMSSDLERMGDLARHVAKLTRLRYPHKVLRGPLEPMFTRMAEVAEDLVAEAGRIIANNDVEAVPQLLVTDDEMDELHREVFRTLLADDWGHGVEAAIDATLLSRYYERFGDHAVSIAQRVVYLVTGEWPEEDLHIEERMDVSRVEPLG; translated from the coding sequence ATGCGAAGGGCATTCACCGAGGAGCTGCAGTTCATCTCCGACCAGCTGGTCGAGATGACGAGGCTGACCTCGACGGCGCTGGACCGCGCCACCACGGCGCTGCTGACGGCTGATCTGGAGCTGGCCGAGGCCGTGATCTCGGCCGACGACACGATCGACCTGGTGCGGCGCGACCTCGACAGCCGGGCCGTGGACGTGCTGGCGCGCCAGCAACCGGTTGCGACCGACCTGCGCCAGCTCGTGATGGCGATGCGGATGAGCTCTGACCTGGAGCGCATGGGTGACCTCGCTCGGCACGTGGCCAAACTGACCCGCCTGCGCTATCCCCACAAGGTCCTGCGCGGCCCGCTGGAGCCGATGTTCACCCGGATGGCCGAGGTGGCCGAGGACCTGGTCGCGGAAGCCGGGCGCATCATCGCGAACAACGACGTCGAGGCGGTGCCGCAGTTGCTGGTCACCGACGACGAGATGGACGAGCTGCACCGCGAGGTCTTCCGCACCCTGCTCGCCGACGACTGGGGTCACGGTGTCGAGGCGGCGATCGACGCCACACTGCTCAGTCGCTACTACGAGCGCTTCGGCGACCACGCCGTCTCGATCGCCCAGCGGGTGGTCTACCTCGTGACGGGCGAGTGGCCCGAGGAGGACCTCCACATCGAGGAGCGGATGGACGTGTCGCGGGTCGAGCCGCTGGGCTGA
- a CDS encoding CarD family transcriptional regulator → MTFKVGETVVYPHHGAALIEEMKKRTIKGEEKLYLKLKVAQGDLTIEVPAENCDLVGVRDVVGKEGLDKVFEVLRAEHTEEPTNWSRRYKANLEKLASGDVIRVAEVVRDLWRRDKDRGLSTGEKRLLNKARQILVSELALAEKTNEDTAGATLDEVLAS, encoded by the coding sequence ATGACGTTCAAGGTCGGCGAGACAGTCGTGTACCCGCACCACGGGGCCGCACTGATCGAAGAAATGAAGAAGCGCACCATCAAGGGCGAGGAGAAGCTCTACCTCAAGCTCAAGGTCGCACAAGGCGATCTGACCATCGAGGTTCCCGCAGAAAACTGTGATCTGGTCGGTGTTCGCGACGTCGTCGGCAAGGAGGGTCTGGACAAGGTCTTCGAGGTGCTCCGCGCGGAGCACACGGAAGAGCCGACCAACTGGTCCCGCCGTTACAAGGCCAACCTCGAGAAGCTCGCCTCCGGTGACGTGATCCGCGTGGCTGAGGTCGTGCGCGACCTGTGGCGTCGCGATAAGGACCGCGGCCTGTCCACGGGTGAGAAGCGCCTGCTCAACAAGGCCCGCCAGATCCTGGTCTCCGAGCTCGCGCTCGCGGAGAAGACCAACGAGGACACGGCCGGTGCCACCCTGGACGAGGTCCTGGCCTCCTGA
- the ispD gene encoding 2-C-methyl-D-erythritol 4-phosphate cytidylyltransferase: MAAGRGTRLGADLPKALVPLGAVPIVTHALRGVLSCPGLTDVVVVAPPDRMPELTEAVRLAPPAAPVEVQVVAGGAERTDSVAAGLAAMPGGVGIVLVHDAARALTPANVFERVVAAVRHGHPAVTPALPVTDTIKIVDARGHVVSTPDRAALRAVQTPQGFLRETLELAHREARGAVTDDAGLVETLGRAVFVVEGDPRALKVTGPQDLAIADGWVADVTRHDGQPPVPPVLLVLGGRPGTGKTTLARAWAAARGAAHARVDTIEQALLRAGDAPDRSPGPEGYAAAYAVAADQLTLGLDVVADSVNPLAVTRQAWQEVARRAGARVLQVELTCAGAEHRRRVDTRTADIPGHLVPRWEEVLTSGYEPWPEADLSLDTTGQPVVELVAAVETALVKAAVVDAAAPSRGN, from the coding sequence GTGGCCGCCGGCCGCGGCACCCGACTCGGAGCAGATCTGCCGAAGGCCCTGGTGCCACTCGGTGCAGTCCCGATCGTGACGCACGCCCTCCGGGGCGTGTTGTCATGTCCGGGCCTGACCGATGTCGTCGTGGTGGCCCCGCCAGATCGTATGCCGGAGCTCACCGAGGCCGTGCGGCTCGCGCCACCAGCGGCACCAGTTGAGGTCCAGGTGGTGGCGGGGGGCGCTGAGCGCACCGACTCGGTCGCCGCAGGGCTTGCGGCCATGCCCGGTGGGGTCGGCATCGTGTTGGTGCACGACGCAGCCCGGGCACTCACGCCGGCGAACGTCTTCGAGCGGGTCGTGGCCGCTGTCCGGCACGGGCACCCGGCGGTGACGCCGGCGCTGCCCGTCACCGACACGATCAAGATCGTTGACGCCCGGGGGCATGTTGTCTCCACCCCCGACCGCGCGGCGCTCCGTGCCGTGCAGACACCTCAGGGTTTCCTGCGCGAGACGCTGGAGCTGGCGCACCGGGAGGCCCGCGGCGCGGTCACCGACGACGCTGGCCTGGTGGAGACACTGGGCCGGGCTGTCTTTGTGGTGGAGGGTGACCCGCGGGCGCTGAAGGTCACCGGCCCCCAGGATCTGGCCATCGCAGACGGGTGGGTCGCTGACGTGACGCGGCACGACGGTCAGCCGCCGGTGCCGCCCGTGCTGCTGGTGCTCGGGGGCCGGCCCGGGACCGGCAAGACCACGCTCGCCCGCGCGTGGGCGGCAGCCCGCGGAGCCGCGCATGCACGCGTGGACACCATCGAGCAGGCACTGCTTCGGGCCGGTGACGCACCGGATCGGTCACCCGGTCCGGAGGGCTACGCAGCGGCCTACGCCGTGGCCGCCGACCAGCTGACGCTCGGACTCGACGTGGTGGCCGACTCGGTGAACCCGCTGGCGGTGACCCGGCAGGCCTGGCAGGAGGTCGCCCGCCGGGCAGGGGCACGAGTGCTCCAGGTCGAGCTGACTTGTGCCGGGGCAGAGCACCGTCGACGGGTCGACACCCGCACGGCAGATATCCCCGGCCACCTGGTGCCCCGGTGGGAAGAGGTGCTGACCAGCGGCTACGAGCCCTGGCCCGAGGCCGATCTCTCGCTGGACACCACCGGTCAACCGGTGGTGGAGCTGGTCGCAGCGGTCGAGACGGCGCTGGTCAAGGCAGCGGTGGTCGACGCGGCCGCCCCATCGCGTGGGAATTAG